The Sparus aurata chromosome 14, fSpaAur1.1, whole genome shotgun sequence region TTGGTCAACGTGGCACCAAAGGACCCCCCCTCCAACCCCCTGTATTTACTAGTAACAGGCGTCTGTTTCCCAGCACTGAACCGTCCTGGCACACGGActctgacaaaaacaacaacttcccTCTACCTCGTCTAATAAATGCCAAGAGAAACACCAACACAAGCGCCAACAGATACGGATCGGCCAGAAGCGGAGACGAACGGTTGGACGTAAAgacaagaaggaaaagaaaaaaaaaagcaacaaacgAGCGCGGATCGTCGCCGTTGCCTTTCTCAATGCATACCCTTTGTGCCCGGGGAACGATGAAACCAGAGATCACCGCCGCCGTCGGATTTCTGACGAGATTTCTGAGGGTAAAAGGACACGTAAACGATCGACAGGTCCAAACATTCAGCCAAAGCTTACAGGACATTTTGGCAGGTAAGAAAAACCACCAAACCCTCTACTCACAACACTCACACCACAAACAACACGCTCACGTTTTGGGTTTGGTGTTTATTTCGGCGCAAAATGTCGAAATTCGGGTTTAATCGGCCCGAGAACGGGTCAGAAGAAGCCTTTCTTTGTTCTCCCAACTATCACTATCAGCGATACCGACGCGCACCACTGTTCGCGCACCTCcgcgagggaggagggggagaaaacgTCAACGTATAAACACGACGAGCGCTTAAAAAAGGCGATTCGCGGTCGATTAAAGTGGTAGAATTTTATGTATTTTGGCGAAAAAGAACGAGTTAGACGGCTAGGTGAGCTACTTTTGTTTGGTAGAAGACgaggaagaggggggagggggtggaAAGGGACGCTTGGCTCGAACAAGGAAGTGCGCCCTCGGTCGATGAAGCTCTCGGAGAAGTGAGCAAAACAGCCCCCAGTGAGCTCAATTACGTAATGCATCACGGCCGAACGCGCTGATAATGAAGAGATGTGCAATTTTTAGAGCAACCTTCAGCACTTGCGCCACAAACctgacagtgtttttcttttaaaaaaatgtttttaaatgtggcaTAATGAAAACGCCGTGAAAATTATTTGGCTTGTTACATGTAGCCTAGAAGGTAAACACATATTTTGCCATATTTCCCATTGACTTTAAAACGGCGCATGCACAACAAATTGGCTTGCTTAGATTAATTTTCATAAGTGCATCGTGTAGTTTAGGGGACACAATATTAATCAAAGGAGAAAGataattgatttttatttttacagccacctaaacaaagtaaataaacaagcGTCTTTGTTCCATCAGGGCAGCACAATTTGTGccttttgtttatatgtggcggaccctgccaccttttctctgagagagcagcttgtttatccagttATGGCGACAATAAGCACGTCTGTCTCATTAATATTGAAGTCGTGAATTTCCACATTGCTCCTTTCAAacatagtgtttttttttcttgctgtgcCCGGGGGATTGTGTCTCGCCCTCTGCTGTAAACACATTCCAATCTCGGGCCTCTAAAGCTGCCATACATCTGCCTCCCTCCATCGCCCGGGCAGCAGATGACCTAGATTTCAGGCGTAAGGAGCTCGCTTATGTAAAAGCATGTCTTTAGTTTGCAGACCGTTTCGGTAACATGTCGAATGTCCAACAGAACAAAGCAGCCAACCAGCATTGGCATGCTGAAAAATGTTCCCCATGAGAAAAATCTTAGAGCTAAGGTTACCCAAAAGCTGTGGACGCCGTGTTTGTAAACAGACAAAAGTTGGAGCTGAATGGCTGCGAGACCTATGTGTGTGGGGGAGGGGATGTTTTTGGGGGCGCCTATAGGAGGACATtaaaggtggaggaggcagcGCAGGGTAGTCGGGGAGGAAACGAAGGGGAAGTCCAGTCAAACAAAGCCTAACCCACCATGTATTTAGAGAGCATAAttgtgaataaaatgaaattaatgtgAATTATGAGGGCCAATCTGCCATGTGCAGGACTCAATTTATGGAGCTGCGGTTGTCAACAAATCTATAGTTAATTCTGATATAATTTTAAAAGCATAacatattttgatttatgtgtgGAGACGAAAGTGGGTACCCAGTGGGGGCTTCCTGCTTCCAAACCAGGCCAGCCCAGAGCTCTTTTGTGCCTGGAAACGCCACAATCACTCACTATTGTGTCTGCCTCGTGAAAAGCCCCACTCCTCTTGTTTGTGCCGAGAGCAAGGGAAGTGGAGGGCGATCTGATTGACAGTCGCAATAGTTGTGTAGTTGTACTGAACAGGGTTTTTCGATTCTTCCGGAGCAGCAGATTTACTGCTGCAGAAAATGGCGTTGAGTGGAAAAACACCCATGTAACCGTGGTGTTAAAGGTCAGCTGCACTAAACAACAACCCAGTTTCGCTTAACTCTTAAGGTTAAGCACACACTCGTCTGCTTTGCTTTTCCGTTTCCCATTTCCTCCcccctcttctttttcctcccgTGCGCCCTCGTTTTTAAGAATAGGCCCTGCTGAGCTGATCCTTTCCCAGCTGCTCCAGGGTTAGTTGGTGGTTGCCTTTGTGGCTCCGTCCGAGGCTGAAAGATCATCCAGCCCCTTGTGTTCTTTCGCGAGTGCCAGCCCCTCCATTAGTGATAagacatggggggggggggggacatggAAGGAAGGGGTGTTATTATTCTGTGGATGCATACAGGTGGCCTCCGGGCCCCAGCCCGAATGCTGGCCTACTTCACTTACCCTGTTTTTCACTGGCCACAATGAAATTGGCATGAATAGTAATTCAATATGGGTGAACCATGTCAGAGCAAATGAACAGAACCAAACAGATTTtgaatgtaaaagtaaaatgcCTTTTTATTATTCCAAAAGTGAGTTATCCTGGAAAGAATGAGCCATATTTTACTTCCTCATACACCCAAAAAAATCAGGCAACCAGGAGATGATTTTCCTCTCATCATCTTGACCACGAAAAATGCCTGAAGCGTTGAGCGAGTGTCGTCACTCTGAATCACCAGTTTCACTGCGTTTTAGTAACTCCAACACAGATGAGAAAAATAGGTTCCTCTCCCTTTAAGAGGAGGCGGAGCCCAGTGTCCCAGATGGCTGGCTGGGACTTAGACACTTTCGGTGTGTTTTTGTCCAGCCAGTCATGGGAGACTTTGACACTGACGGCTGCGAGGGGAGGGATTGGGCAATTCAATGGGCCTCTTTTTGTCACGTAAGCCCAGGGTGCTGCTGGCCGCCTGTTTATGGCTGCTTATCAGGGCTGTAACAGGTggtgatgtttttctttcctttcttatTCCCTCTGCACACAACTACACCCTGTACTTTACACCAAAAAGGTACAATACagtgattttttaaaacattttttatttttaaagatataGGCTTATTTGGCTTTTGTAAGACGTCCACATGAACAGACAACATCAATAAATCCATAAAAGGTTTATACAGTGTTGATTCTAAagcaggtttttgtcattatttgttCTTTGTCAGGCCTATCTCATTTTATTACCACTTAAGTTGCCTTGTGACACAAGCAGCAAATGAGATTACAATCTTGTCCTCTTAAAGGGAGACTTTATAGTTTAGGAGAAgattatcaaaatcaaaaatgttataTTGAAGATATtgatgagattaaaaaaagtccccatttgttttgtttgtttatccagTGATGAACACAGAACTTTAATTTCGGCGTAAATAAACATCCAATGATTATCCCTCTCATCTTGcctaaaactacacagtgcacctttaagtatcCTCGTgacagaaaagcagcacatgCGATTAAGATCTCGTCCTCTTAATGATTAAGCTTTACTCATGTTTAACTTTAGGAGACGAACCAAAtgtagattagattagatttatcTTGGCCCGCAGATTGAATTTATTGAAAGAGAATATAATAAACAAGGATCTCACATATTAAACCTTTTAATAAACACCATGggtttttattacttttatgaTGTTCCCATCTTGACATAAACAGTTTTGATGGCCATATTACAGTTTGTTTATGAAGTCACATGGACTCATCTAAGGGTCGGGTTCGACCTTTGTTCAGACGTCTGTAGTCCAGTGTTACTCAGCTCTCAGTAATATCTTTCCGTTTGTTGACTCTTCTGTCTCATGACATGATTTTTGCCCACATCACTCCAAAGCTAaactctccctccatcctctcctttTTGTCTATGCAGAGCAATATAAGCACCACTGGTTCCCAGACAGACCCTGCAAGGGTTCAGGATACCGCTGCATCCGCATCAACCACAAGATGGACCCACTGGTGGGGCAGGCGGGCCAGCGCATCGGCCTGACCATCCAGCAACTCTACCTGCTGCTGCCCAGTGAGCTCACGCTGTGGGTGGACCCCTTCGAGGTGTCCTACCGCATCGGTGAGGACGGCTCCATCTGCGTCCTGTACGAGTCGCAGCCCTGCCCCCCAGGAACGCCGGCCGGCGCCATGGCTGGCTCCCCCTCAGGAAACAACGGGCCAATGAGCCCCATGGTGGACAGTCACATCAGCTGCAAGGAGGAACTGATGGTGCTGGGCAGAACCAGTCCCTCCAAAGCCTACAATATGATGACTGTGTCCAGTTAGAAAGGCACACCGTCACCCCCGgcctactttttttttgttcagggTCACGCCATGGCTGGTCAGATCATGTGACCAGGTCAGGGTGAGCCTTTTTAAAGCTAAGAATATGAAATGAAAtagtgaaagaagaaaaaagcaaaagagaaaaaaagcagaggatgTGGCCTATCGTCCAGGTGATGGAAACCTTGTAGGTTTGATATTTTTTACCCTCTCTCCCCGTAAtcatctgttctgttgtgtCATTGGATCAGCTGGGCACTCCGTTTTTGAGGAGAGGCTTTGTGGAAATGGAACTGTTGGGGCAGctaaaccaaccaaccaggAACCCCTATGGAGACTggctcccccctcccccctcgaCTGTAAACAACATGGTGATCAGCTCCATCTCTGAGGGGGCTCTCATGGACTTTGCACTTTTCTTACTTGTGGTTACTATGGGTACATGTTCAACACCGCAAAAACACCTAAATTGTAAGGAATTTTTACCAGGAACTACCCCTCGAATTTCAAAATCCAGAGGTTATTcagtttttcatgtgtttttgtttccgGGGTTTGATGGGGGAGTTGAAGTGTAGACTGAGCATTTTCGCAATCTGAGCTCGAGGTAAAGAAACGCCCAATGACAGCATCTCTATTTTCTATAAAAATACACCTTTTTGGACCACAGGGAATTTTCTTTATCTTGTAGCTGGAAAATAAAAGAGCTTTGAGTCTTAACTTCTGCTCCCCCCCCTCGTCTACCATCAGCACCGAGCTTCAGAAAACCCTCATCTCGACCTTCTCTCTGCCTGTATGTAAGTGCAAGTGGAATGTGTTGTGACACCTGTTACCTATGGATACCAGTGTGTCCTGTTGCACTGTTGCCCTCCCATCACCCATGTATGTGTAGCTTTCCGGGGGTGGAGGGAAGCTGGGGACCCATCTCCTCTCACCTTTCCCTCAGTCAATGAATGTTGTTGAAATTCACAATCAAGTccccatgttttgttttttttttgtttttttttgccccctTTTCCCTTCCACCACTTCGTCATCTCCTGCATCACCAAAATTCAAAGTGTAGCATAAAGGGGGGGCCTCTGTAACCCACTTTTCGGTCATGTGGCCCTGTTAGAATTGACATTGAATGCACTTTGACGTTAGATTGTGTGGGAtgtgtacttttctttttttttttttgttttgtagagAAAATCGCCTGCATTCCATCCATTCGAATGTCACCTTTTCACACCGTTTTTATTGCCCTCCTAATTTTTAGCCGTTTGTTCATACTGTAGCTCCCACGTCGAGGTAGACTGGCGTCTATTTGAATCGGGAGCGTGCAACTCTGGATTTCAAAAACCCTTATTTTTACACTGTATTTGAACATTTCAGAGCTGTTTGATTTTTAGGTGGAGAGTATTTTCTTGGTGGTATGTTAGAAGACGTTCTGTCATCCGTTCATATGGCACTGTTTCGCTCTGGCAGGATGCAGAGCTAAGCTGTTTTCccccctcagacacacagacggTGATTTGTGTTGCTGATCGAGGAAAGTTAGCCTGAAAGGTCTGGACTAAGTGATGACTGTGTGAGGCTTTGGCCAGAGGGAGGTCTGGAGCGCCGACTGTTCAGAAATCAATTTTAACTTGAATTCACAAACACCAGGCCTTGTCAGCCTTTCTATTTTCATTTAACTATTTCCGAGGTCTTGCAGAAGGGAGAGACTTCTCCTCATGTGTGCATTGGAGGTGCATTGCCTTACGGAAGACCTCATTTGTCATGAATTATGAGCCATTCgtgatttttaaatgtaatatcaGGCTTACGTGAGCCTGCCTGGTTAAACCTGCTGCCCAGACCCTCGCTGGAGGTGTCCCCTTTTCCAGCCTGGCAGCTTCAAATCCTCCCCCCCATAACCTCTGCTGGGGTTCGGGGGGGGTTAGAGTGCCTCAAGTGCCACATATCACCCCTCAGCTCAGACCTCCTGTTCAGCCAAGCCAGCATGCTGCTAGCTGACCCCCTGTTGATGCAGGTAGACTTAATGTGACACATATCATCATCCATCACCGTGGGGAGCTGGGTAAGGAAGGCAGGGACTGGGGGGGAGCTggtgtgagagaggaggggggccAGGGCCGGACTCTTTTTGTCCAGGGCAGCTAAAATCCCTCCAGCCCCCCCACCTCTGGACTTATTCAACATCCCCCACCCCTGACCAGAAGCCCTTGACGCTCCCTCAGCAGTGAtggatttaaaataaaacaaaaccagcACACGCGCTTGGCGTGCTCAAGCTGCACTGGGGGGGCTAGTGAGAGATGTGGAAACATGGATCACAGATGAAGAATTGAGGGTACGAGgccattgttttctgtttttcatctcaCTGGATCGCGCTGCACCTGATTACTGAGTTTGAGTGGCGACTTTGTTTACACACATATGAAAGGATGTGATGGCTGTCTGACGTACCCCCAACTCCACTCCAGGTGCTGCGGCTGAGCGGTGAGCTGCGAGCCGGGAGCAGATGCCGGGGTGGCTTCGGGCGTTAGCCACTGGCCAAATCTGTCACGGCAGGCTGGTTCACCGCTCATCTACCAGACCTATGGGTGTTTAAGCTCCCTTAAGCCTGAGAGGATCATGGGTAATAGAGCTATAGCCTTTGACGCACTGCAACCCCCTAACCCCCCTTCCCTGCTCTCTGCTGATACTCCCTTCAGCAATCTGTGAAAAGCAGTGATTCCATGTTGGCCAGATGGAGAGGAGCTCGCTGGGACGGGAGCCCAGAGCTTTGGTTTCCATGGTGGACACCAGTTTTAAAATCTCGCTGCTCCattatagcttttttttttttttttttttttttttatgtcatgaGATTTCACGAGATTGGTCTATATTTCGGTCACGAGCAGATCGTCTCGTCTCACTCTTCTCTCGATGTATTTTATGGTCACACTGGTAGATTTTCTCATATTTCCACTCTGCCATCCCCATTttgctcctcttcatcctctttttaagaggattttttttttagtctggTGATCTAACCCACTTTTTAACAGACCTTGTTTTTAGAgctcccaaaaattaaaaaaattaaagtccAAATCCCTCTTCGACACCTTCTCAACTGAACTACCACCACCCGAAAAATGGTTTCTCAGTAATGTCGATTATTTAAATGGCATCCATTCAGCTTGTGCGCACATAGGTTACAGAATTGAGAGTGCTTTTGAGTAAGTCGGAGGTAAAATAGCACATTAAAATGCACTAAATATGTCAAGTTGAAGtcgtgacattttgttttttgagacGCGAGGAGTCTCTCCTGGAATGTATTGCCAAACTCAGGCCTCGGACATTCAATAAATACCCTTGTGGAAAAGTTGTGCATGTTAAGACATGAAGCAGGAAGGGAACagcagttttgttgttgttgttgtcgtcaaAAGTTGTCATTGATTAGTTGAATTATTGCCACTTTCACATTTGAGGTGTTTTTACATATTGTAGAATGTATTGTAACTGTACAACAAATGGTAGAGTACATAACATTACACATGGGAAGTGCCAATAATTGCTATCCAGAGGTGTTTTTAGATGTattcctttttttgtatttcatcttTTAACATGGATAACGCTTTTTCGTAAGTGAAGCCATTTGTGATGGGAGTGTTGGCAAGGACCAAAGttgttttggtaaaaaaaaaaaaatcttagttTCCATGATCTGTAAGTGTAGACGtatccttttgttttttctttcttttacttttttctgttattttttttttcctttttttttctatttacctacaaaaccagaaaaaaatagacaaaaaaatcCGAGCTTACCCAAGAAGAAAAGCTGTCTATCTTGTGATCTCATGTCAGTACATCTTTATCGTGTTCAGTTTCTTTTCCTTGGGTATGTTGTGATGAACTGCTGTAAATTTGTACAGTTCATGTAAATTGATTGTGCGGAAGTTGTACAGATTTCTatattttggaagaaaagttttttttctctgtaataAAAGATTTCCTATCTTGGCATCATATCCACGGCGAGCTGTGTCATTATTTACTCGGGTGTCAGCGATTATGATGCTCAGAGGCAcggattaaaggtgcactgtgtagtttttagGAAGAAAGTCAGTATGGGGTGcaaaatacaaactcaaatattAATTTCTTcgataactgaataaacaagctgttcttaaaGGAATATAAGGTCCTAAAGGAACACTACTGTTGGATgagagaaaggtggcagggtccgccaaatataaacgcTATGAAATTGTGttagtttatttaatttaagtcgtgaaaacaaagaagttgaagcatgggaaaaaaaacagcccatTCCGATCTTGACCTCTTGACTCGTGGTTTTACCTGCCGGATGATCCGACACTGTATCTTTAACATTGAGGCCGTATATACACTCTGCTGTGGCTCCGCTGGGGCCCTGACTGGAATTTGACCTCCGAGCCTTTTCGAGAACCATCTGTGCCAAAAAGGACTTGCGAGGAGATCAAGTCAGcgctcctcctgcctctcttacATTCGTCTCTTTCTCTCGGGACGGTAAACTGCACTTCATGTATAAAGAGATTTTAGGTCACACGTTCCATAATCACATTATCCCTCCACACGACTGACTCCAATTCTGTTTTCTATAATTTGGTAAATGGTGCCGTAGTTcgtgtctgaaaaaaaaaaaaaaagaaaaatctgcttCACCGATGTGTTGGACGACTGTCGGTAATGTTGATGTAGCTCCATATTTTTTGGGAGTAACTGTGGAACATTTCGTAAGCCCGTTGCAGCCTCTCCTTAAAAGGACTGTTGACTGCCCTGATTGGCAAATCCAATCACTTCCAGTCCAAACGCACATGATGTTTTCAGACATTTGGAATAAAACTCTGCATTCCGCTCTCTCCGACCAAATGGAGCTGCCTTGCGCTTCCACCTCTTTAATGACAGGATGCGACAGATGGTACCGTTAGCAAGGATtcgcttttaaaaaaaaaagtgctaacTCTGCCAGGGCACCGATATGCACAATACCGCTTGCACTCGGAACCAGCTGACTCTGCAAAACCCAGAGTTT contains the following coding sequences:
- the btg1 gene encoding protein BTG1, whose protein sequence is MHTLCARGTMKPEITAAVGFLTRFLRVKGHVNDRQVQTFSQSLQDILAEQYKHHWFPDRPCKGSGYRCIRINHKMDPLVGQAGQRIGLTIQQLYLLLPSELTLWVDPFEVSYRIGEDGSICVLYESQPCPPGTPAGAMAGSPSGNNGPMSPMVDSHISCKEELMVLGRTSPSKAYNMMTVSS